A region of the Silene latifolia isolate original U9 population chromosome 9, ASM4854445v1, whole genome shotgun sequence genome:
AAACACAAATATTTACCTAAAAAACATGGCGGTTTTTGCGAAATTAATTCCAGATTATTTGATGCGGGTCCCACCTATactgtttaaaaaaaaaacaaaaaaccaaaaaagaAAAACTACATATGATGTCGCGGACGCATGAGAATGCTTGAAATGTTCTTctatttatatagataagatgCCCTTGGggtgtttttcaaaaaaaaaaaaaaaaaaaaaaaaaaaaaaaaaaaaaaaagttgtccaACTTGAAACTTTAAACACTAAAAAATACTGGTAATATTGAGTTTAAAATTactaaaaagataaaaagaatcATGCACTCAAGAGTTTTCTTCCATGGTCTCTTCCATAATAGGTCAATCACTCTATTATTATTCTCTCTCTTATCTCATGTGTCAATGACTCAATTAGAGTTGACATTGGGTCGTACTGGGCCGGCCCACATGCCAGCCCACCGTGCCTTCCCCCAAAAATGGCCCGGTCGGCCGTGCCGTCTCACCCAAACCCCACCGCAGCCCGCTCCTGGGTGTGGCACACCCAGTTTCGTGTTCGGGCCGTGACTGGCCCATTGGCTAATCGTGCCTAGCACGTGGGCCGGCCCAATAGCCCttagtatttttttttaaaaaaatacttttgatttatataaataatgagtactagtgtagatcccgtgcAAATGCACAGCTTTTGTTAGGTAAAGATGTTAtagtttgtaaaaattaaattacGGTAattaatttagctctattttaaaTGTAGTGATAAATATATTATTGGTAGTGTTTTGTATTAAAATTTGGAAAATATACCGAATAAGATTGTATGTTTAGCTGATATTATTTCGTCAATTTATTTATGGCATATAAATAAAAAGAAGATAATGAGAGAAAATATATAATAAGAGCAGGATCACTAATAGAAGATACGGAGTAAATATTTAGGGGGGAAACTTGAGCGGGAAAATCTATAGCTTtgttaatcttttagtatatagaGGATTAATAATTTAAAtagatattttattaaatattaatgtacttgatGTCTTGTTTAGTTGAGTACTTGCATTTTTAATGTActagatttaattaaataattaaaaaatgatattaaaaaaagaatttaattaaataattaagaaaCGAGCCAAATCTCTGATTCGTGCCGAACCCTTCGTGCTTGGGTCGTGTCGTGCCTGGGCACGGGAATTCCTAAAAAACGCAGCCGCGGCCCGCCTCCAACCCATTCGTGTCGTGCCCGTGCCGTCAGTATTGTTCACCCATGTCGCCCGCCTTAGCCCGGCCCGGATTGCCAACTCTAGACTCAATGTCATGTTAGATTCAGATTCAGGCGTGTCGTGTCTGATACATGACGCGCCGACAAGGTGGCGTGTCAGAGTAACTAACACAAGTTTAGAGCATAGTTTATCAATTGTGACAAAAATGATGGCAATCAATTGACAGCATCTATGAACAATGTTGCTGTCAAAAAAAATGCCTTGTAACTCTCGCACAAAAGGCCTATAAAATGCGCTAACAATCTCCTCTTATCGACAAGACTCACAGGTCAATTAGGCAAGACGACGCTAGCAAGTAAAGCCTCCATTCTAGTTCTACCACAAGAATGAGGTAGATCATCCTATGCTTCCCTACAATAGGTTCGATCACCAAGAAACACGCTATTGTCGCTAAACATCAAAGCAAAAGCCAAACATGCAACATAGATCAGTAAAATATGGCGACCTTTAACCATAAAAGTATTCATAATATCTCTAAGCACCTACAAAATTTTAACTGGGTCATCTACAACACATTAACTGATGTTCCCAGAATTAAGTAAAAGACACAAAGTAATATCGGTAACAACTGAGACCGCTGTCTTCATAAATACGTAGTAGTAATTATCTCAAGGAGTAAACAACAATTGCCCAAATCTTTTACCGACTTGACAAACACACATCTTACCTCAAAACAGTACAAATGACACTTGATATCAAGATATTATTAGATAAGATCTGCAACATTAGCCGGGAGCTCCTCAATCATAACATTGTAGAATTTCTGAATATCTGCAAGCATCCTCTCGTCATCACGAGTCACAAAATTGATGGCGACACCCTTCCTTCCAAACCGTCCACTTCGACCAATCCTATGAAGGTAGTTCTCAGGTTGGGTAGGCAAGTCATAGTTGATCACCAAAGAGACTTGCTGAACATCAATACCACGAGCCAACAAGTCCGTGGTAATTAGCACCCGGGATGAACCAGATCTGAATTCCCTCATAATAACATCCCTAGCATTCTGGTCCATATCTCCATGAGTGGCTGACACGGTATGGTCTCGGGCCCGCATTTGGTCGGTCAGCCAGTCAACCTTTCTCCTGGTGTTGACAAAGATCACACTTTGAGTGATGGCTAGTGTCTCGTAAAGGTCACAGAGAGTGTCGAGCTTCCATTCTTCCTTGTCAACATTGACATAAAACTGTTTGATACCTTCAAGAGTAAGCTCGTCACGTTTCACAAGAATTCTCACAGGCTTGTTCATGAACTTCCTGGTTATCTCCAGAGCCTCGGGAGGCATAGTAGCAGAGAATACTCCTACCTGAACTTTTGGAGGTAGCTGCTGGAAGATGTCATATATCTGAAGAAAAGACGAACATATGTTGTTACAATGAGGGCGTGCCAAACAAATTTCAGTCAGTTACTCAATAATCTGAATAATTCAGCCAAAAAGTACAATCATCAAGTTATGTGCTCTCACATCCTATGCTACTCCCACTCTTCCGATTTCCCCACGTACCCGTGTCCGACACTCAACACTTGGACAAGGGTATGACACTTCGACGCCTCATTTTAAGCCAAAATAATgcatattttttataaaaatggcGGAGTCCGACACTTGGACACGCACCCGTGTCGGATACCTCTAAGCAACATAGCCCACATCAGCAATGTGTGATAAACTTTGAATTGCAATGGGAAACAAGTTGAACCTCActtaacaaaaacaaataaatttacACAGCAGCATGTTGACAATCAGCTTAAACAAAAACCACCTGCCCATTATAAAATCTCTTAAAAACCCAACGCATCACCAACACACCTAACTGAAATACCACTT
Encoded here:
- the LOC141600162 gene encoding eukaryotic initiation factor 4A-9-like, producing the protein MAGQAPEGSQFDARQYDSKMEMLSEEGKDFFTSYDEVYDTFDSMGLKENLLRGIYAYGFEKPSAIQQRGIVPFCKGLDVIQQAQSGTGKTATFCSGILQQLDYELFECQALVVAPTRELAQQIEKVMRALGDYLGVKVHACVGGTSVREDQKILAAGVHVVVGTPGRVFDMLRRQSLRANSIRMFVLDEADEMLSRGFKDQIYDIFQQLPPKVQVGVFSATMPPEALEITRKFMNKPVRILVKRDELTLEGIKQFYVNVDKEEWKLDTLCDLYETLAITQSVIFVNTRRKVDWLTDQMRARDHTVSATHGDMDQNARDVIMREFRSGSSRVLITTDLLARGIDVQQVSLVINYDLPTQPENYLHRIGRSGRFGRKGVAINFVTRDDERMLADIQKFYNVMIEELPANVADLI